Below is a genomic region from Helianthus annuus cultivar XRQ/B chromosome 2, HanXRQr2.0-SUNRISE, whole genome shotgun sequence.
tttagttcgcggccttcctatggcaggtgtgcgaagtcagtcataatatcgcggccaacccttggcaggtgtgcgaagatcagttcaataagtgttactagtctagccgtatcttatcgttaggttctaccatctgagtatatACAAATAGTCATCCAATCCcgttcccacccgggaacccccatgccttggctgtgtgaactcaccttggtttgctcggcagatacacagaaagttcgagtaagctatagggtgatcaaccacgtcctagcatggttatcatacaagtcaggttcgtattcgaatatagcacataggttctacacgtattgtggcaaatataatcatggcatacacaagtactcatagcagtccaatagcaaTCACGTAAccagtccaagtatccggcccaaatcaattgggctcgtgacagtgcaagtccaatactaatgtgcaagtgttcacgatgtcgagtcgagactaacgatcccgagtcgagactaagcggtctcgagttgtactggtttcgaggtctcgagtcgcaacaagggaggtctcgagttgtcatggtctggtcgagacttcacggtctcgagtcgcaaccggactcgtaacgctggtctcgagttgtgctgtttgtgtgcgagtgttgtggtctcgagtcgagactaagggttctcgactcgcaaccctggtcgagacaaGCAATTTGTAACAGCTTTCCATAATTCCAGTTTATCAATTCCGTAATGTTAgcaaacagatttggcagtttcacaatcagatcaaatcaacaacattcacagtttcatagcatcttcaaacatgttcatatacGTTCATATCATATTCAAGAACAACCATTTACCAACATGCAGAACATATGGTCGGATTCATGTGATTAACCAAGTTATAATTATCATGCAACCAAATTCATATTTGCAAAACAAAATCATCACAGTCGGTTAACAAGCATATAATCGGACCACTTTACAAcaaaaacaataacaataacaataacaatagcCTCCGATCCGGTTATCATGCATTCATAATATTATACAATATATGATTCGAGTCACTAGTATAAACCCTAACCGATCATGTGACCCGATCAATAATATCATCACATAAGTATTCATATAAAACACGTAATCGGTAAACATactactaaccgagatgagaaaAGAATGATCCGAATCCCAAAAGCTTCGTTGGAAAGGGGGTGTTCGGCTGCCTTGGTTCCGAGtcgagagagagagtgtgttctagggtttgtgtgtgtgaggatGTTTTGTAAAAGTGTGAGATAGTTACCACATCTCCAAGTTTATGCGAttaggggatgggccgaaccctccCTTTGGCTGCCCCATGGTCTCGGGTCGGAtgtgtgtggcccgaatgggcttgtgtagtCGAGTGGGTCACGCAAGCatataaacaaacattcacaatttcacacaaggcacgtataacatgttattcaaatagagttcacataatcacgtaacgttacacaaaagtaggtttgaaatacgggttgtcacattatcccccacttaaaagaaatttcgtcccgaaatttggtacgcactcactgaggaagctaggtaagttgtataggtaagttgtatcgttcactggttttcctggggtgttacACAACCCACCAAGCCGCATCGGCAAGGTCGCGATCCGCCATTGGAGTTCACCAAAAAAGGCCCCCCACATACGACAATGTCTTCTATTGCCTCCCGAAGACCTTTATCAAAACATGAAACAACATCAACCGCAAAGTTGGGCTGACAAGTTCGCAAACTAAATAGCAACTTTGCAACCCCCATACAAGATCTAAGCTGGAGGAGTTCGCTTTGAGGATCCCGCAACAAGGGAAGGTGTCCCATAATGTAAATAGCTCGCGTTGCCCTCTTAGCCGCTAGACCACTAATAAAACTGGCATCACGATTGACTGCCCCTCCTAGCAGTTTGACACCTCTCTCCGGCCTCCCAATCTCACAGGGGAAAAGCCTTGGCCGGACCTTCACCCTGTTGCATGTCAGCCAAAATACCTTAGTTTTTCTAATATTAAGCCGTAGCCCCAAGGTTGGACCCTCCAAACCGATGATGTCAAGAGCTTTAGCAACCTGAACTGCGTCCCCGATAACCGTCCCGTTTTCCTGCACCTGAAGCACTAAAGGGTGTAAGGCTAGGGCAAAAAGCAAAGGTCCCAAGGGATCCCCTTGCTGGACCCATGTGAATGCCCCGACACGGTCATTCCCCACGTATAGCCTAGCAGGCTGGGTCTATAGAAATTAAACCCACTGGAATATGGAGGGGCAATGGCGATGGATCTTGCGAATCAAAACCGAACGGTCAACTAAGTTGAAAGCATTGGAAAAATCAACTGTAAGCATGACCGGGGAGTGAATGAAAAGAATTAAGGAACATATTAGCGCTGTGCAGCACCGCCTCCGCCCCATTGGGGACCCCACCCCAAATTGGTAGTCCCCCAAGTACTTAACAACTTCTTTCCCAACTTTCTTCATGGCTACTTTGGAGACCAATCTAGCTTCTCCAAATTGCCCCCACAACAATGGGGCGAATTTCATTATCAGGCTTCAACAAAGGGGTTAGATGGGGCGAAGCAACAAAATCTGCAAGCACCCTAGGACATAACCCCCTTTGCCAAAGGTTTACTTACCTCTTCAGTGATGGCAGTAAGCAGTCCCGAGGCAGTCGCCGACCTCTCGCCGCTAATAGCGTCCAACAGGTGTTGGGCCCGGAGGCCATCTCGCCCACAAAATGTCCTTTTCGGGAAAGATTTCACACACCTGTGTGGACGCAGTCTTCATCCGCTagtttattgaaaaaaaaaacacaagaaAGCAAATTTTATAGACCAAAACAAGGTTTAGAAATATCAACACAATTGTTTCTCACACTTAAACCCTGAATTTGAATGAAAGCTAGGCTCATCTAAAACGAATTGAATTTATCATATAGATATAAGAATAAATGATGGAGATTAAGTTTGAAGTTTTCTAAGATGTTCGGCAATCTCAGTTAGAAGTTTTGTTCCTTGGTCACCCTTTTCAAGTGCCATCGCGGTGTGCTTCAAAAATCCGCTCTCGGCTTCAATGGCTGCCAACTTCTCTCTTAGTTGATTAACCTCTTGCCTAAGCGTAGCATTGTCTCCGTCGTCACCTATCATATCAATCAATGTCACTTTATTTATAACAAAAAATACAATGTAAACTTAagttaatttttatatatatgcCAAAGGATGGTAGTGTTAGATACCTTTATTGTTATCTTGATGATGATATTGTTCTGAAGATGAATGAATATGATTTTCAATATCTTTCAACATTCCAAACAGTTGAGATCTTTCCATTTCAAAATCTGATTCCTTTCTGTTTACATCTgcatttacatttacatttacattgTCATCTTTCCAGCTCTCAGATAATTTGTCACCGCCACAAGACCGAGgctcaaaatcatcatcatcatattcatCACTGCCTCGTTTCCTGATTTCTCCATATCGCCCTCGATAAGTATCAAGTTCAGCTTCCAAAATCCTAACATCTTCCTCTTTTTTTAGAAGCAAATCTTTAAGGATCTGAATGGCTTCTTCATCATACTCAGCTTGTTCATCCATCATTCTTTGATACTGCAATGCTTCCATATGAACACCAGCTTTTTCGGCTTGTAATCGTGTGATCATAGCCATCGCGTTGTTAGCTGCAACAGTGGCAGCACTGCGCTCTTCATCAAGTTCCATATACAATGTTACAAGTGTTTTTCTGTTGTCGCTAACTTGTTTCTTTAGTTGTTGAATAGTCGAATACTCGTCTGTTGGTTGTTCTTCGATGCTTTCTGAAGCCAAATCGACCTTTTCTAACGGAGCTGCTTTCTTGGGAGGTTTAATTGCCCATCTAGGACTGCTGGCAACTGCTTCTGTTAACGGTATACCAAAGAACTTGTTTCCTTTTACAATACTAGAAGTTTTGCTTGCATCTTCTTCAGAATCTATAACAATTGCATTATTAAAACCTTAGCTAGATCTTTCAAATTATGTAATCATGGTTAACCCTTTTAACCATTGCATGTATAATTTATTAAAAGTAGACTAGAAAATTGTTTGTGGGTGATGCATGCCAAAATGTTACTTGTTATCTAACATTCACGTTTAGACACATATACATAAAAGCGAATTTTGCCTGTGGAAGTAGGTTGTTTAGGAACATAGACTGATCTAGGTGTTTTTGTTTTTGGACATTCTTGTAGTTATAGACAATTCACTACGCCTGAAAGAGAACACGGCAAGTTCGCTTAGGTGGCAAGCGGAACCCATAGTGTTTTCACCAAACTTAACTACTTTTCACCAAACTCTATAAAGTTTGCTTGCCACCCCAGCTAACTTGTCAAGTTCGTTTATATGTGTAGCGAGTTGTTAAAAATGTACATGAAGTCCCAAAAAAACACCTAGAAGCGTCAATCTCGTTCCTAAACAACCTAGTAAAAAAAAATCACACAAAAGCGTAGATTTATAACAGATAGGGGCTTGGGAGTTAAGGTAAACTCACATTTTGCATTCGTGTGTTCGTCCTCAGGCATGTCTAGTTCATTATCATACACAAACTTGAGGTCTGTAAACCGGGACTGTGATGAAAAGGCTCTAGGGGAACACATTGGTGCTAATGAAGAAAATGCCCTAGGTGAAGAAGTTGGGAACAGCGAAGAAGAAAACGCTCTAGGAGAAGAAGCAGGCAACAACGAAGAGGACGCTCTAGGAGAGGATGCTGCTCTAGGAGAAGGCGGAAACAAAGACGATGCTCTAGGGGAAGATGTTGAAAATAGAGAAGATGCACGAAGGCTTGATAAGCTTTTAGAAAACTCTTTAGTAGGTTGTTTCGGCTTCAAAGACTCGCCACAACACGAACATATATTTGGATCGTCTATTTTATTAACTTCCTTTACTTTTTTCACCACTGGCTTGTGCTCATCTAAGTCTTTTTCGGAGTCTTTTTCAATTGCAAAAGAAAGAAGACATGATTCACACATGGTTCGAATATCAGAAAGCTTTGCATGGACCTGACAGTATGCTAAAGAGGATATGTCTTTCTTGTGAGAATCACATATTGAGTCGTTGTAATACAAATTGGGGTTCTTCCCACAAAGTGCATGATCGACGCGTGTGCATAGCACACACGGGGGCTCTAATTCAAACGTATCGGCGAATTTGTTGGAGACAAACGTAAAGAATCCATCAAGGTATAGTGATATGATTAGCATCCATTCAAGAACTGCCCACACAAGGAAATGTGGGAATATGCCTAACTCTTCCTCTACAAACATTCTAAATGTTCGTTTCGATGAGGCCATTCAAAAAACAAAGTAGCAATATCTATGATCCACTTTTCTCTGTCTAGAAATTAATGGTATCATGCATTTTGTTTTTTTCACCAATAAACTGGAAAATGTGTACAAACATTCTAAATGCTCATTTTGGTTGATTGAGCTCaacaaacaaatcaagaaaacAAATCAAGGTAACACAAGTAGCAATAGATCCCCTTTTTTCTCTCTAGAATTAAGTGATAGCTAAATTAATGGTATATCACGCATTTTAGTTTTCACCAATAAGGCAGACAATAAACTAGGAAATGTTCATTTGGGTCATTTTTCTTTGCTTGATCGAAGTACGATTTATTAAAGTAATAAATCAAGTAGATATGTTTGAATCGTACATGTAATAATAGATATGCTTAACGTATTTTATGGTTTGTTCATTTTGCCATTTCAAACCACTTAAATAGCGCACTTAAAATCTAGGACGCTAATGGCACTTGCGTCCGTAAGTTTTGCTTTTGCTATACACAATCTTTTTCaaccctttttaaaaccaaggacAAAATGACACGTTTGTCCTTCTATTCCAC
It encodes:
- the LOC110894033 gene encoding probable myosin-binding protein 5; protein product: MASSKRTFRMFVEEELGIFPHFLVWAVLEWMLIISLYLDGFFTFVSNKFADTFELEPPCVLCTRVDHALCGKNPNLYYNDSICDSHKKDISSLAYCQVHAKLSDIRTMCESCLLSFAIEKDSEKDLDEHKPVVKKVKEVNKIDDPNICSCCGESLKPKQPTKEFSKSLSSLRASSLFSTSSPRASSLFPPSPRAASSPRASSSLLPASSPRAFSSSLFPTSSPRAFSSLAPMCSPRAFSSQSRFTDLKFVYDNELDMPEDEHTNAKYSEEDASKTSSIVKGNKFFGIPLTEAVASSPRWAIKPPKKAAPLEKVDLASESIEEQPTDEYSTIQQLKKQVSDNRKTLVTLYMELDEERSAATVAANNAMAMITRLQAEKAGVHMEALQYQRMMDEQAEYDEEAIQILKDLLLKKEEDVRILEAELDTYRGRYGEIRKRGSDEYDDDDFEPRSCGGDKLSESWKDDNVNVNVNADVNRKESDFEMERSQLFGMLKDIENHIHSSSEQYHHQDNNKGDDGDNATLRQEVNQLREKLAAIEAESGFLKHTAMALEKDEPSFHSNSGCVKSFPKRTFCGRDGLRAQHLLDAISGERSATASGLLTAITEETQPARLYVGNDRVGAFTWVQQGDPLGPLLFALALHPLVLQVQENGTVIGDAVQVAKALDIIGLEGPTLGLRLNIRKTKVFWLTCNRVKVRPRLFPCEIGRPERGVKLLGGAVNRDASFISGLAAKRATRAIYIMGHLPLLRDPQSELLQLRSCMGVAKLLFSLRTCQPNFAVDVVSCFDKGLREAIEDIVVCGGPFLVNSNGGSRPCRCGLVGCVTPQENQ